The following is a genomic window from Deltaproteobacteria bacterium.
AATATATGGATTGGCTGCCTCCCGGTCCGGGCCGGGCAGAATGCCAACGGTCAACCCTCCAGCCTCCTTGGCCCCTTGAGCCGCGGCGGCCATGACCCCGCCCAAACCGCCGCAGATCAGGATAGCGCCGCGCCGGGCCAGCAGCTGGCCGGTCTGCTGGGCCAAATCGTGCACATCAGGCTCACAGGCTCCGGCGCCGCAGACCGCAACCAGGGTCTGCCTGGCGAAATCAAACCCTACCACCTGAAACCCTTTCCGCCTCCTTCTGCCCAGCCATGACCTCCAATTAAATCCACAAACCGGCAGCCGCCGAGATCAGAGCGGCTGAGCGAGCCGTCCTTCTTTTTCACCAGTTTGAGCAGGGATTGAGAGCCGCGTGTTTCACCGACCGGAATGACTAGACGGCCCAGAGTCGTGAGCTGCTCGATCAGAGGCTGAGGCACAGTCGGAGACCCGGCCGTGACAATGATAGCTTCAAAAGGCGCTTCATCTTTCCAGCCAAGTGTACCGTCACCCAGTCGAAAGCGGACGTTAAAGTAATTCAGCTCTTCTAAAGTCTTCCGGGCCTTGGTCAGCAAGGCACGGATTCGTTCGATGGTAAAAACCTTATAACTGAGCTCCGCCAGGACGGCTGCCTGGTAACCGGAGCCTGTCCCGATCTCCAGAACCTTTTCGTCACCGGTGAGTTCCAGGGCCTCGGTCATGAGGGCCACGATATAGGGCTGTGAAATGGTCTGCTGTTCACCGATAGGCAGGGGGTGATCTCCATAGCTCTGACTTTGCAAGGCCTCCTCCACAAAAAGATGCCGCGCCACCTTGTTCATGGCTTCGAGGACTTTTTTATCCCTGATACCCCGGGCCTCGAGCTGCCCCACGACCAT
Proteins encoded in this region:
- a CDS encoding protein-L-isoaspartate(D-aspartate) O-methyltransferase translates to MNKNDYHLSRRQMVVGQLEARGIRDKKVLEAMNKVARHLFVEEALQSQSYGDHPLPIGEQQTISQPYIVALMTEALELTGDEKVLEIGTGSGYQAAVLAELSYKVFTIERIRALLTKARKTLEELNYFNVRFRLGDGTLGWKDEAPFEAIIVTAGSPTVPQPLIEQLTTLGRLVIPVGETRGSQSLLKLVKKKDGSLSRSDLGGCRFVDLIGGHGWAEGGGKGFRW